The following are encoded in a window of Carya illinoinensis cultivar Pawnee chromosome 15, C.illinoinensisPawnee_v1, whole genome shotgun sequence genomic DNA:
- the LOC122295714 gene encoding disease resistance protein RPV1-like isoform X3, giving the protein MTSQPALSWVYDVFLSFRGEDVRHNFISHLYDALRRSGINTYIDEQLERGKEISPALLKAIEESRISIIVLSENYASSTWCLEELMKILECREMKQQIVLPVFYKVDPSIVRKQKENYGKALASYKDKLNYDTKVDSWKAALNEVANLSGFHLKKEGNESEFIHSIIQRVDSNIINQTCFEVANHPVGVASRVRRVYSLLSIGENDIVRMVGIFGVGGIGKTTITIEVYNIISSNFEGCCFLKNIRETSKSEYGLVQLQETLLFDILGASSVRNTGHVDRGINVIKNKLRYKRVLLILDDVDDWKQLKALAGNRDWFGKGSRIIITTRDQNLLSNHEVDATYEVEELNHHEALELFSLCAFKRKKPLDNYMELTKRIIRYARGLPLALEVLGLDLRGRSIREWESALEAYKRIPHEKIQKILRTSYDGLSESEKNIFLDIACFFKGENVDYVVKILDGCGFCPNIGIKKLMDKSLITIDGHIKFEMHDLLQDMGREIVREESPKEPGGRSRLWYHEDIRHVLEEDTGTNQIEGILIDLPKEDIICLSSEAFMKMKNLRYFINRNARFSGSPNYLSNKLRVLHWVEYPSQSLPYNFHGRKLVDFRISDSLFKEFGVRFQNFQNLARMDFSHCEFLTKIVDLSRMPNLEWLDVTNCRNLVEVHASVGSLNKLEHLSFAHCPKLKSLPTSLKFRYLKCLWVEGCLSLQNFPEIEFERECLRNLCLANTNIKELPLSIEHLSGLEELDLSGCKNLLHLPTGILRFRQLKALLLGIKSIRE; this is encoded by the exons ATGACCTCGCAACCAGCTCTTTCATGGGTTTATGATGTGTTCTTAAGTTTTAGAGGTGAAGATGTTCGACATAACTTTATTTCTCACCTATATGATGCTTTGCGTAGAAGCGGAATCAATACTTACATTGATGAGCAACTTGAAAGAGGAAAGGAAATTTCACCAGCACTTCTCAAAGCTATTGAGGAGTCAAGGATTTCGATTATCGTTCTTTCTGAAAACTATGCATCATCCACATGGTGTTTGGAGGAGCTGATGAAGATTCTCGAGTGCAGAGAAATGAAACAACAAATAGTTCTACCGGTGTTTTACAAAGTGGATCCATCGATAGTGcggaaacaaaaggaaaattatGGAAAGGCATTGGCCAGCTACAAAGACAAGTTGAATTATGATACGAAGGTGGATAGCTGGAAGGCTGCGCTAAACGAAGTGGCCAATTTGTCCGGGTTCCATTTAAAGAAGGAAGG GAATGAATCTGAATTTATCCATAGCATCATTCAACGGGTGGACTCAAACATAATCAATCAAACATGCTTTGAGGTTGCCAATCATCCAGTTGGAGTGGCGTCTCGTGTGCGGCGTGTATATTCTCTTTTAAGCATCGGAGAGAATGATATTGTACGTATGGTAGGGATCTTCGGAGTTGGTGGAATTGGAAAGACAACTATTACCATAGaggtatataatataatttcttctaaCTTTGAAGGTTGttgttttttgaaaaacatTAGAGAAACATCAAAGAGCGAGTATGGTCTGGTCCAATTGCAAGAGACTCTTCTTTTCGATATCCTAGGAGCATCTTCAGTTCGTAATACTGGCCACGTCGACAGAGGAATCAATGTGATAAAGAATAAACTTCGTTATAAAAGAGTTCTtctaattcttgatgatgtggatgatTGGAAACAGTTGAAAGCTTTGGCCGGAAATCGTGATTGGTTTGGTAAAGGAAGTAGAATCATTATAACAACAAGGGATCAAAATCTATTGAGTAACCATGAAGTTGATGCAACATATGAAGTGGAGGAATTGAACCATCATGAAGCTTTAGAGCTATTTAGTTTGTGCGcctttaaaagaaagaaaccgCTTGATAACTACATGGAACTTACAAAACGTATAATACGTTATGCTAGGGGCCTTCCTCTAGCTTTGGAAGTGCTTGGTTTGGATCTGCGTGGTAGAAGTATACGTGAATGGGAAAGTGCATTGGAAGCGTACAAAAGAATTCCTCATGAGAAGATTCAAAAAATACTCAGAACGAGCTATGATGGTTTGTCTGAAAGTGAGAAGAATATTTTTCTtgacattgcatgtttctttaagGGAGAGAACGTAGATTATGTTGTGAAAATATTAGATGGTTGTGGTTTTTGTCCAAATATTGGAATAAAAAAACTGATGGATAAGTCTCTCATTACCATTGATGGTCATATTAAATTTGAGATGCATGACTTGCTACAAGATATGGGTAGAGAAATTGTTCGAGAAGAATCACCAAAAGAGCCCGGTGGACGCAGTAGATTGTGGTATCATGAAGATATTCGCCATGTACTTGAAGAAGATACG GGAACAAACCAAATTGAAGGCATACTGATAGATTTACCTAAAGAAGACATCATATGCTTGAGTTCGGAGGCATTCATGAAGATGAAAAACCTGAGATATTTCATAAATCGTAATGCACGCTTCTCTGGAAGTCCAAATTATCTTTCTAACAAGTTAAGAGTGCTTCATTGGGTGGAATATCCTTCACAATCGCTGCCATATAATTTCCATGGAAGAAAGTTGGTTGATTTTAGAATAAGTGATAGCCTCTTCAAGGAATTCGGAGTGCGATTCCAG AATTTCCAGAACTTGGCCAGGATGGACTTCTCTCATTGTGAATTTCTGACAAAAATCGTAGATCTTTCTCGAATGCCAAATTTAGAGTGGTTGGATGTTACTAATTGTAGAAACTTAGTTGAGGTTCATGCTTCTGTTGGATCCCTTAATAAGCTGGAGCATCTCTCATTTGCCCATTGCCCTAAGCTTAAGAGTTTGCCAACAAGCCTCAAGTTTAGGTATCTTAAATGCCTCTGGGTTGAAGGTTGCTTAAGCCTTCAAAATTTCCCTGAAATCGAGTTTGAAAGGGAATGTTTAAGGAATCTTTGTTTAGCAAACACCAATATAAAAGAATTGCCGTTATCCATTGAGCACCTCTCTGGGCTTGAAGAATTAGATCTAAGTGGCTGCAAAAATCTTCTGCATCTCCCGACTGGAATTCTTCGATTTCGACAGCTGAAGGCTCTTCTTCTAG GAATTAAATCTATCAGGGAGTGA
- the LOC122295714 gene encoding disease resistance protein RPV1-like isoform X2, producing MTSQPALSWVYDVFLSFRGEDVRHNFISHLYDALRRSGINTYIDEQLERGKEISPALLKAIEESRISIIVLSENYASSTWCLEELMKILECREMKQQIVLPVFYKVDPSIVRKQKENYGKALASYKDKLNYDTKVDSWKAALNEVANLSGFHLKKEGNESEFIHSIIQRVDSNIINQTCFEVANHPVGVASRVRRVYSLLSIGENDIVRMVGIFGVGGIGKTTITIEVYNIISSNFEGCCFLKNIRETSKSEYGLVQLQETLLFDILGASSVRNTGHVDRGINVIKNKLRYKRVLLILDDVDDWKQLKALAGNRDWFGKGSRIIITTRDQNLLSNHEVDATYEVEELNHHEALELFSLCAFKRKKPLDNYMELTKRIIRYARGLPLALEVLGLDLRGRSIREWESALEAYKRIPHEKIQKILRTSYDGLSESEKNIFLDIACFFKGENVDYVVKILDGCGFCPNIGIKKLMDKSLITIDGHIKFEMHDLLQDMGREIVREESPKEPGGRSRLWYHEDIRHVLEEDTGTNQIEGILIDLPKEDIICLSSEAFMKMKNLRYFINRNARFSGSPNYLSNKLRVLHWVEYPSQSLPYNFHGRKLVDFRISDSLFKEFGVRFQELNLSGSDIIKLPESMIKFFDLRILELIDCKKLQEIPALPPKIQIVDATGCMSLERFPDGVNLVNFIRSHTRDERWIDLFGGHNIPMNIASFWENPIWWCEEYFRNLSCSVIFPGNRIPDWFSHTKQNSKIWIPYQFDDLEVSSANMNLEWFCDFKRTPSRSSCQIKIWLGSPANIRGVAICVVLKPILEIYPKRGTNLIFKTGYVSRTEVDHKVDLRGSDDRVWLNYTPLHDHLNPFFLVCEVYSIDKPVFFKSCGVHLIFKNEKEGEDHPGFLPLMDGIEVSERSFVDDDRYWESTSCPQRNRRFSALDINFNLGYSNQSAGGTYK from the exons ATGACCTCGCAACCAGCTCTTTCATGGGTTTATGATGTGTTCTTAAGTTTTAGAGGTGAAGATGTTCGACATAACTTTATTTCTCACCTATATGATGCTTTGCGTAGAAGCGGAATCAATACTTACATTGATGAGCAACTTGAAAGAGGAAAGGAAATTTCACCAGCACTTCTCAAAGCTATTGAGGAGTCAAGGATTTCGATTATCGTTCTTTCTGAAAACTATGCATCATCCACATGGTGTTTGGAGGAGCTGATGAAGATTCTCGAGTGCAGAGAAATGAAACAACAAATAGTTCTACCGGTGTTTTACAAAGTGGATCCATCGATAGTGcggaaacaaaaggaaaattatGGAAAGGCATTGGCCAGCTACAAAGACAAGTTGAATTATGATACGAAGGTGGATAGCTGGAAGGCTGCGCTAAACGAAGTGGCCAATTTGTCCGGGTTCCATTTAAAGAAGGAAGG GAATGAATCTGAATTTATCCATAGCATCATTCAACGGGTGGACTCAAACATAATCAATCAAACATGCTTTGAGGTTGCCAATCATCCAGTTGGAGTGGCGTCTCGTGTGCGGCGTGTATATTCTCTTTTAAGCATCGGAGAGAATGATATTGTACGTATGGTAGGGATCTTCGGAGTTGGTGGAATTGGAAAGACAACTATTACCATAGaggtatataatataatttcttctaaCTTTGAAGGTTGttgttttttgaaaaacatTAGAGAAACATCAAAGAGCGAGTATGGTCTGGTCCAATTGCAAGAGACTCTTCTTTTCGATATCCTAGGAGCATCTTCAGTTCGTAATACTGGCCACGTCGACAGAGGAATCAATGTGATAAAGAATAAACTTCGTTATAAAAGAGTTCTtctaattcttgatgatgtggatgatTGGAAACAGTTGAAAGCTTTGGCCGGAAATCGTGATTGGTTTGGTAAAGGAAGTAGAATCATTATAACAACAAGGGATCAAAATCTATTGAGTAACCATGAAGTTGATGCAACATATGAAGTGGAGGAATTGAACCATCATGAAGCTTTAGAGCTATTTAGTTTGTGCGcctttaaaagaaagaaaccgCTTGATAACTACATGGAACTTACAAAACGTATAATACGTTATGCTAGGGGCCTTCCTCTAGCTTTGGAAGTGCTTGGTTTGGATCTGCGTGGTAGAAGTATACGTGAATGGGAAAGTGCATTGGAAGCGTACAAAAGAATTCCTCATGAGAAGATTCAAAAAATACTCAGAACGAGCTATGATGGTTTGTCTGAAAGTGAGAAGAATATTTTTCTtgacattgcatgtttctttaagGGAGAGAACGTAGATTATGTTGTGAAAATATTAGATGGTTGTGGTTTTTGTCCAAATATTGGAATAAAAAAACTGATGGATAAGTCTCTCATTACCATTGATGGTCATATTAAATTTGAGATGCATGACTTGCTACAAGATATGGGTAGAGAAATTGTTCGAGAAGAATCACCAAAAGAGCCCGGTGGACGCAGTAGATTGTGGTATCATGAAGATATTCGCCATGTACTTGAAGAAGATACG GGAACAAACCAAATTGAAGGCATACTGATAGATTTACCTAAAGAAGACATCATATGCTTGAGTTCGGAGGCATTCATGAAGATGAAAAACCTGAGATATTTCATAAATCGTAATGCACGCTTCTCTGGAAGTCCAAATTATCTTTCTAACAAGTTAAGAGTGCTTCATTGGGTGGAATATCCTTCACAATCGCTGCCATATAATTTCCATGGAAGAAAGTTGGTTGATTTTAGAATAAGTGATAGCCTCTTCAAGGAATTCGGAGTGCGATTCCAG GAATTAAATCTATCAGGGAGTGATATTATTAAGCTTCCAGAAAGCATGATCAAGTTTTTCGACTTGAGGATCCTTGAGTTGATAGATTGCAAGAAACTTCAAGAAATTCCTGCACTGCCCCCAAAAATACAAATCGTAGATGCAACTGGATGCATGTCATTGGAAAGATTTCCAGATGGAGTGAACTTAGTGAACTTCATTAGAAGTCATACACGAGACGAACGATGGATTGACTTGTTTGGAGGCCACAATATTCCTATGAATATAGCGAGTTTTTGGGAAAATCCCATATGGTGGTGTGAG GAATACTTCAGAAACCTTTCATGCAGCGTTATATTTCCGGGGAATAGGATTCCCGACTGGTTTAGCCATACGAAGCAAAATTCCAAAATTTGGATTCCATACCAATTCGACGATCTTGAGGTGTCTTCAGCAAATATGAATCTAGAATGGTTCTGCGATTTTAAGAGGACTCCATCTCGGAGTTCCTGTCAAATAAAAATTTGGCTGGGAAGTCCGGCAAATATAAGAGGAGTTGCTATATGTGTCGTTCTCAAACCCATTCTGGAGATCTACCCCAAAAGAGGTACTAATCTTATTTTCAAGACAGGGTATGTTTCCCGAACAGAGGTGGATCATAAAGTTGATTTAAGGGGTTCAGATGATCGTGTATGGCTGAATTACACCCCTTTACATGATCATCTGAACCCATTTTTTCTAGTATGTGAAGTTTATAGTATAGATAAACCGGTGTTCTTCAAAAGCTGCGGAGTCCATCTGATATTCAAGAATGAAAAGGAAGGGGAAGATCATCCAGGTTTTCTGCCTTTAATGGATGGTATTGAAGTTTCGGAGAGGAGTTTTGTCGATGATGACCGCTACTGGGAATCCACTTCGTGCCCACAAAGGAACAGACGTTTCTCAGCCTTGGACATCAATTTTAATTTAGGATACTCTAACCAGTCTGCAGGAGGAACTTACAAATAA
- the LOC122295714 gene encoding disease resistance protein RPV1-like isoform X1, protein MTSQPALSWVYDVFLSFRGEDVRHNFISHLYDALRRSGINTYIDEQLERGKEISPALLKAIEESRISIIVLSENYASSTWCLEELMKILECREMKQQIVLPVFYKVDPSIVRKQKENYGKALASYKDKLNYDTKVDSWKAALNEVANLSGFHLKKEGNESEFIHSIIQRVDSNIINQTCFEVANHPVGVASRVRRVYSLLSIGENDIVRMVGIFGVGGIGKTTITIEVYNIISSNFEGCCFLKNIRETSKSEYGLVQLQETLLFDILGASSVRNTGHVDRGINVIKNKLRYKRVLLILDDVDDWKQLKALAGNRDWFGKGSRIIITTRDQNLLSNHEVDATYEVEELNHHEALELFSLCAFKRKKPLDNYMELTKRIIRYARGLPLALEVLGLDLRGRSIREWESALEAYKRIPHEKIQKILRTSYDGLSESEKNIFLDIACFFKGENVDYVVKILDGCGFCPNIGIKKLMDKSLITIDGHIKFEMHDLLQDMGREIVREESPKEPGGRSRLWYHEDIRHVLEEDTGTNQIEGILIDLPKEDIICLSSEAFMKMKNLRYFINRNARFSGSPNYLSNKLRVLHWVEYPSQSLPYNFHGRKLVDFRISDSLFKEFGVRFQNFQNLARMDFSHCEFLTKIVDLSRMPNLEWLDVTNCRNLVEVHASVGSLNKLEHLSFAHCPKLKSLPTSLKFRYLKCLWVEGCLSLQNFPEIEFERECLRNLCLANTNIKELPLSIEHLSGLEELDLSGCKNLLHLPTGILRFRQLKALLLGGCSKLVFIPNILKDDCCPIDLPELKCLDLENCHLPDPDILTRLNRYFTLQELNLSGSDIIKLPESMIKFFDLRILELIDCKKLQEIPALPPKIQIVDATGCMSLERFPDGVNLVNFIRSHTRDERWIDLFGGHNIPMNIASFWENPIWWCEEYFRNLSCSVIFPGNRIPDWFSHTKQNSKIWIPYQFDDLEVSSANMNLEWFCDFKRTPSRSSCQIKIWLGSPANIRGVAICVVLKPILEIYPKRGTNLIFKTGYVSRTEVDHKVDLRGSDDRVWLNYTPLHDHLNPFFLVCEVYSIDKPVFFKSCGVHLIFKNEKEGEDHPGFLPLMDGIEVSERSFVDDDRYWESTSCPQRNRRFSALDINFNLGYSNQSAGGTYK, encoded by the exons ATGACCTCGCAACCAGCTCTTTCATGGGTTTATGATGTGTTCTTAAGTTTTAGAGGTGAAGATGTTCGACATAACTTTATTTCTCACCTATATGATGCTTTGCGTAGAAGCGGAATCAATACTTACATTGATGAGCAACTTGAAAGAGGAAAGGAAATTTCACCAGCACTTCTCAAAGCTATTGAGGAGTCAAGGATTTCGATTATCGTTCTTTCTGAAAACTATGCATCATCCACATGGTGTTTGGAGGAGCTGATGAAGATTCTCGAGTGCAGAGAAATGAAACAACAAATAGTTCTACCGGTGTTTTACAAAGTGGATCCATCGATAGTGcggaaacaaaaggaaaattatGGAAAGGCATTGGCCAGCTACAAAGACAAGTTGAATTATGATACGAAGGTGGATAGCTGGAAGGCTGCGCTAAACGAAGTGGCCAATTTGTCCGGGTTCCATTTAAAGAAGGAAGG GAATGAATCTGAATTTATCCATAGCATCATTCAACGGGTGGACTCAAACATAATCAATCAAACATGCTTTGAGGTTGCCAATCATCCAGTTGGAGTGGCGTCTCGTGTGCGGCGTGTATATTCTCTTTTAAGCATCGGAGAGAATGATATTGTACGTATGGTAGGGATCTTCGGAGTTGGTGGAATTGGAAAGACAACTATTACCATAGaggtatataatataatttcttctaaCTTTGAAGGTTGttgttttttgaaaaacatTAGAGAAACATCAAAGAGCGAGTATGGTCTGGTCCAATTGCAAGAGACTCTTCTTTTCGATATCCTAGGAGCATCTTCAGTTCGTAATACTGGCCACGTCGACAGAGGAATCAATGTGATAAAGAATAAACTTCGTTATAAAAGAGTTCTtctaattcttgatgatgtggatgatTGGAAACAGTTGAAAGCTTTGGCCGGAAATCGTGATTGGTTTGGTAAAGGAAGTAGAATCATTATAACAACAAGGGATCAAAATCTATTGAGTAACCATGAAGTTGATGCAACATATGAAGTGGAGGAATTGAACCATCATGAAGCTTTAGAGCTATTTAGTTTGTGCGcctttaaaagaaagaaaccgCTTGATAACTACATGGAACTTACAAAACGTATAATACGTTATGCTAGGGGCCTTCCTCTAGCTTTGGAAGTGCTTGGTTTGGATCTGCGTGGTAGAAGTATACGTGAATGGGAAAGTGCATTGGAAGCGTACAAAAGAATTCCTCATGAGAAGATTCAAAAAATACTCAGAACGAGCTATGATGGTTTGTCTGAAAGTGAGAAGAATATTTTTCTtgacattgcatgtttctttaagGGAGAGAACGTAGATTATGTTGTGAAAATATTAGATGGTTGTGGTTTTTGTCCAAATATTGGAATAAAAAAACTGATGGATAAGTCTCTCATTACCATTGATGGTCATATTAAATTTGAGATGCATGACTTGCTACAAGATATGGGTAGAGAAATTGTTCGAGAAGAATCACCAAAAGAGCCCGGTGGACGCAGTAGATTGTGGTATCATGAAGATATTCGCCATGTACTTGAAGAAGATACG GGAACAAACCAAATTGAAGGCATACTGATAGATTTACCTAAAGAAGACATCATATGCTTGAGTTCGGAGGCATTCATGAAGATGAAAAACCTGAGATATTTCATAAATCGTAATGCACGCTTCTCTGGAAGTCCAAATTATCTTTCTAACAAGTTAAGAGTGCTTCATTGGGTGGAATATCCTTCACAATCGCTGCCATATAATTTCCATGGAAGAAAGTTGGTTGATTTTAGAATAAGTGATAGCCTCTTCAAGGAATTCGGAGTGCGATTCCAG AATTTCCAGAACTTGGCCAGGATGGACTTCTCTCATTGTGAATTTCTGACAAAAATCGTAGATCTTTCTCGAATGCCAAATTTAGAGTGGTTGGATGTTACTAATTGTAGAAACTTAGTTGAGGTTCATGCTTCTGTTGGATCCCTTAATAAGCTGGAGCATCTCTCATTTGCCCATTGCCCTAAGCTTAAGAGTTTGCCAACAAGCCTCAAGTTTAGGTATCTTAAATGCCTCTGGGTTGAAGGTTGCTTAAGCCTTCAAAATTTCCCTGAAATCGAGTTTGAAAGGGAATGTTTAAGGAATCTTTGTTTAGCAAACACCAATATAAAAGAATTGCCGTTATCCATTGAGCACCTCTCTGGGCTTGAAGAATTAGATCTAAGTGGCTGCAAAAATCTTCTGCATCTCCCGACTGGAATTCTTCGATTTCGACAGCTGAAGGCTCTTCTTCTAGGTGGCTGTTcaaaacttgtttttattcCAAATATCTTGAAGGATGATTGTTGCCCAATAGACCTTCCGGAGCTGAAATGTTTGGATCTTGAAAATTGTCACCTGCCAGATCCTGATATCCTGACGAGACTCAATCGCTATTTTACTTTGCAGGAATTAAATCTATCAGGGAGTGATATTATTAAGCTTCCAGAAAGCATGATCAAGTTTTTCGACTTGAGGATCCTTGAGTTGATAGATTGCAAGAAACTTCAAGAAATTCCTGCACTGCCCCCAAAAATACAAATCGTAGATGCAACTGGATGCATGTCATTGGAAAGATTTCCAGATGGAGTGAACTTAGTGAACTTCATTAGAAGTCATACACGAGACGAACGATGGATTGACTTGTTTGGAGGCCACAATATTCCTATGAATATAGCGAGTTTTTGGGAAAATCCCATATGGTGGTGTGAG GAATACTTCAGAAACCTTTCATGCAGCGTTATATTTCCGGGGAATAGGATTCCCGACTGGTTTAGCCATACGAAGCAAAATTCCAAAATTTGGATTCCATACCAATTCGACGATCTTGAGGTGTCTTCAGCAAATATGAATCTAGAATGGTTCTGCGATTTTAAGAGGACTCCATCTCGGAGTTCCTGTCAAATAAAAATTTGGCTGGGAAGTCCGGCAAATATAAGAGGAGTTGCTATATGTGTCGTTCTCAAACCCATTCTGGAGATCTACCCCAAAAGAGGTACTAATCTTATTTTCAAGACAGGGTATGTTTCCCGAACAGAGGTGGATCATAAAGTTGATTTAAGGGGTTCAGATGATCGTGTATGGCTGAATTACACCCCTTTACATGATCATCTGAACCCATTTTTTCTAGTATGTGAAGTTTATAGTATAGATAAACCGGTGTTCTTCAAAAGCTGCGGAGTCCATCTGATATTCAAGAATGAAAAGGAAGGGGAAGATCATCCAGGTTTTCTGCCTTTAATGGATGGTATTGAAGTTTCGGAGAGGAGTTTTGTCGATGATGACCGCTACTGGGAATCCACTTCGTGCCCACAAAGGAACAGACGTTTCTCAGCCTTGGACATCAATTTTAATTTAGGATACTCTAACCAGTCTGCAGGAGGAACTTACAAATAA